The proteins below are encoded in one region of Coffea arabica cultivar ET-39 chromosome 4c, Coffea Arabica ET-39 HiFi, whole genome shotgun sequence:
- the LOC140004680 gene encoding uncharacterized protein, protein MCNHLENEASDHSMLLLDTNPDQRKVKKRFYFDQRWVKNGEIREVIERVWGSEHQGSRMFKVTRKIRECRMALLTWKRNNSLNSGRQIMELKEKIQELKVSNNLEKRGQITELKLQLSTAYREEELYWSHKARTRWLQEGDKNTAFFHASVMAARKQRKITCLQKDNGQWCKTDQELREEILVSFFHTGNMLKVVNETLITLIPKVENPINLTQYRPISLCNTLYKIISKVLANKLKVVLNKCISETQSAFVPSRQIVDNVLIAHEVMHFLKNKRKGKVGFMAIKLDMSKAYDKVEWKFIGRMMVNMGFCPIFVRWIISYISSVSYSFNLNGAKVGYIKPSRGLRQGDPLSPYLFLICAKAPVRWEELRDLQSNLWRWWEAVAQTGSKELGTEHIVLTANILWQIWKARNKMVFEQQRSGANDVVQRAQQEWLEYDDVWQQEGAIKQNERAGSQMEQVMVPRAEGVIRISTDAALNARMIRTGK, encoded by the exons ATGTGTAACCACTTAGAAAATGAAGCATCAGATCATAGCATGCTCTTACTGGATACAAACCCCGATCAGAGAAAGGTAAAAAAAAGGTTCTACTTTGACCAGCGGTGGGTCAAGAATGGGGAAATCAGAGAGGTGATTGAAAGAGTTTGGGGTTCGGAGCATCAAGGTTCAAGAATGTTTAAGGTGACAAGAAAGATAAGAGAGTGCAGAATGGCTTTGTTAACATGGAAGAGAAATAACAGCTTGAACTCAGGAAGGCAGATTATGGAGTTAAAAGAGAAAATTCAGGAATTAAAGGTTAGCAACAATTTAGAAAAGAGGGGCCAAATTACAGAATTGAAGTTGCAGCTTAGTACAGCATACAGAGAGGAAGAGCTATATTGGAGTCACAAGGCTAGGACACGGTGGTTACAGGAAGGAGACAAAAACACTGCATTCTTCCATGCGAGTGTCATGGCGGcgagaaaacaaaggaaaatcaCTTGCCTGCAGAAGGATAATGGACAATGGTGTAAGACGGATCAGGAGCTGAGGGAGGAGATAT TGGTGAGTTTTTTTCATACTGGCAACATGCTGAAAGTTGTGAATGAAACTTTGATAACTTTGATTCCTAaggtagaaaatccaatcaactTGACCCAGTACAGACCTATTAGCTTGTGCAATACTCTTtataaaatcatttcaaaagtgcTAGCAAATAAGCTTAAAGTCGTGTTGAACAAATGCATTAGTGAGACCCAGTCTGCCTTTGTTCCGAGTAGACAAATTGTTGATAATGTTCTTATTGCTCATGAAGTGatgcattttttgaaaaataaacgAAAAGGAAAGGTTGGTTTCATGGCTATTAAGCTTGATATGTCTAAAGCCTATGACAAGGTTGAATGGAAATTCATAGGAAGAATGATGGTGAATATGGGCTTCTGTCCTATTTTTGTTAGGTGGATCATATCTTACATATCCTCAGTTTCTTATTCTTTCAATCTTAATGGAGCTAAGGTGGGTTACATAAAACCTAGTAGAGGATTAAGACAAGGGGATCCCCTTTCCCCTTACCTTTTCCTAATTTGTGCAAAAG CACCGGTTAGATGGGAGGAGCTGAGAGACTTACAGAGCAATTTGTGGAGATGGTGGGAGGCGGTTGCTCAAACAGGTTCAAAGGAGTTAGGGACGGAACATATAGTTTTGACAGCGAATATTCTATGGCAAATCTGGAAAGCACGGAACAAGATGGTTTTTGAACAGCAAAGGAGTGGAGCAAATGATGTAGTCCAGAGAGCACAGCAAGAATGGCTCGAGTACGATGATGTGTGGCAGCAGGAAGGGGCAATCAAACAGAATGAAAGGGCTGGGAGTCAGATGGAACAGGTGATGGTACCACGAGCTGAAGGAGTCATCCGAATCAGTACGGATGCAGCACTCAACGCAAGGATGATCAGAACAGGAAAATGA
- the LOC113740377 gene encoding protein neprosin: MASARSYKTIRIIFTLVVLIASSISSAFSMPNDILDSSDNHLLRNQTIHLSQRVQKLKRIRRYLRRINKLAIKTIESPDGDLIDCVPSHLQPAFDHPLLKGLKPLKPTHHGSRKSIQLWTDSGELCPDGTVPIRRTTMKDVLRAGSLHKFGRKSFSKQNTKISSNDQLRPVGDVTGDCYSGARLYIHVWKANETDQYDFRLSQVWMASGNSTSNDLNTVEAGLQVNPKLFGDNSPRFFTYWTADSYGTTGCYNLLCSGFVQTTNRISLGAAISPRFSQNGRELDIGIPMIIAKDAKHGHWWLEIGPGLVVGYWPSLLFSSLHSHANMVQFGGIMVKARSMGLNAPAQITTGDISVGGVGKATNTQDLEAAEALDKLVPLCSVGIFARQHFEVSNMVE; encoded by the exons ATGGCCTCTGCCAGATCTTACAAAACAATCCGAATTATCTTCACATTGGTTGTACTTATTGCTTCTTCTATTTCATCTGCCTTTTCTATGCCAAATGATATATTGGATTCCAGTGACAACCACCTGTTACGCAATCAAACTATCCATCTGAGTCAAAGGGTGCAGAAGTTAAAGAGAATTAGAAGGTATCTGAGGAGGATTAACAAACTCGCAATCAAGACAATTGAG AGTCCAGATGGTGATCTAATAGATTGTGTCCCATCTCATCTCCAACCGGCTTTTGACCATCCTCTGCTCAAAGGACTGAAGCCACTG AAACCAACCCACCATGGTTCTAGGAAAAGCATTCAACTGTGGACTGATTCTGGTGAATTGTGCCCGGATGGTACTGTACCTATCAGAAGAACTACAATGAAAGATGTCCTGAGAGCTGGTTCACTGCACAAATTCGGCAGAAAATCTTTCAGCAAACAGAATACTAAGATAAGCAGTAATGATCAACTG AGACCTGTTGGCGATGTTACTGGAGATTGTTACTCTGGAGCACGACTCTACATACATGTCTGGAAAGCTAATGAGACGGACCAATATGACTTCAGACTGTCACAAGTCTGGATGGCCTCTGGTAATAGTACTAGTAATGATCTTAATACCGTTGAAGCCGGCTTGCAG GTTAATCCGAAATTATTTGGAGACAACTCCCCCAGATTCTTCACGTATTGGACG GCTGATTCATATGGAACCACGGGATGCTATAACCTCCTGTGTTCAGGCTTTGTACAAACTACTAATAGAATTTCTTTAGGGGCAGCAATCTCTCCAAGATTTTCTCAGAATGGCAGAGAACTAGATATCGGCATACCGATGATCATCGCAAAG GATGCTAAGCATGGGCATTGGTGGCTCGAAATCGGGCCAGGGTTAGTTGTTGGATATTGGCCATCACTTCTGTTTAGTAGTCTACATAGCCATGCAAACATGGTTCAGTTTGGGGGAATAATGGTTAAAGCCAGATCAATGGGACTGAATGCACCAGCTCAAATTACAACGGGTGATATTTCAGTAGGAGGAGTTGGCAAAGCAACGAACACTCAAGACTTGGAAGCTGCTGAAGCCCTTGATAAATTAGTGCCTTTATGTAGTGTAGGAATCTTTGCAAGACAGCATTTCGAGGTGTCTAACATGGTCGAATAG